Proteins encoded by one window of Salmonirosea aquatica:
- a CDS encoding carboxymuconolactone decarboxylase family protein produces the protein MTEEYQTPKDRAYVNTLLNAAPQESAAFMNLKHTAERADGVIPVKYRELMSVAVALTTQCAYCIESHIQNAVKAGATREEIAETVFIAAALRAGGAVGNGLMAMRLFDEVSPAKQ, from the coding sequence ATGACCGAAGAATACCAAACGCCCAAAGACCGGGCGTACGTAAACACCTTGCTGAATGCGGCTCCCCAGGAATCGGCGGCCTTCATGAACCTGAAGCACACGGCCGAGCGGGCCGACGGCGTCATTCCGGTCAAGTACCGCGAACTGATGTCGGTGGCCGTAGCCCTGACTACCCAATGCGCCTACTGCATCGAGTCGCACATCCAGAACGCCGTCAAGGCCGGAGCTACCCGCGAGGAGATTGCCGAAACCGTCTTCATTGCGGCCGCCCTGCGCGCCGGGGGGGCTGTTGGCAACGGGCTGATGGCGATGCGCCTTTTTGATGAAGTAAGTCCGGCGAAGCAATGA
- the rpiA gene encoding ribose-5-phosphate isomerase RpiA: MNTSIEFEKELAAKEAVKLLSNGQIVGLGSGSTAGYAIREIGKLVKNGLKIRAIPTSDHTRDLAASLGIPLVDINSVDAIDITIDGADEFDSSLNLIKGGGGALLREKIVASMSTDLIIMADSTKKVEVLGTFKLPIEVIPFASNFVLKQISQLNGTGTVRRAGTTEYVTDEGNYIIDVDFGPINDPSSLAAELNGIAGLVGHGLFVQMAKKVIMGVGSTTRTFDLNP, encoded by the coding sequence ATGAATACCTCCATCGAATTTGAGAAAGAATTAGCGGCCAAAGAAGCAGTCAAACTCTTGTCCAACGGCCAGATCGTCGGACTCGGTAGCGGCTCCACGGCCGGGTATGCGATCCGGGAGATCGGCAAGTTGGTCAAAAACGGCTTGAAGATCAGGGCCATTCCCACCTCCGACCACACCCGGGATCTGGCGGCTTCCCTGGGTATTCCTCTGGTAGATATCAATAGCGTCGATGCCATCGATATCACCATCGACGGCGCCGACGAATTCGATTCTTCCCTCAACCTGATCAAAGGCGGCGGTGGGGCACTGCTCCGGGAAAAAATCGTGGCTTCCATGAGCACGGACCTCATCATCATGGCTGATTCTACCAAAAAGGTGGAGGTGCTAGGTACCTTCAAACTACCGATTGAAGTGATCCCTTTTGCTTCCAACTTCGTCTTGAAGCAAATCAGTCAATTGAATGGGACAGGTACCGTAAGAAGGGCAGGAACGACCGAATACGTGACTGATGAAGGAAATTATATCATCGATGTCGACTTCGGTCCCATCAACGACCCCTCTTCGCTCGCGGCGGAACTGAACGGAATCGCCGGATTGGTAGGTCATGGCTTGTTCGTGCAGATGGCGAAAAAAGTGATTATGGGGGTCGGTTCAACGACAAGAACTTTCGACCTCAATCCGTAG
- a CDS encoding SDR family oxidoreductase produces MDFNINTKGQTQNQQPGRETKMDPEPVVIRDSYRGSGKLDGKVALITGGDSGIGRAVAVHFAREGADVAIVYLEETQDAKDTQAMVEAEGKKCLLLKGDIRQESFCKQAVEKTVKELGGLNILVNNAAEQHPKDDIRDISTEQLEGTFATNVFPMFHFVQAALAHLQEGDAIINTTSVTAYRGSEGLLDYSSTKGAIVTFTRSLSGNLAEKGIRVNAVAPGPIWTPLIPSTFDADHVKKFGKDVPLKRPGQPCEVAPAYVFLASEDASYFTGQVLHPNGGSVLNT; encoded by the coding sequence ATGGACTTTAACATCAATACCAAGGGACAAACCCAGAATCAACAGCCGGGCCGCGAGACAAAAATGGATCCCGAACCCGTCGTGATCCGCGATAGCTACCGGGGCAGCGGCAAGCTGGACGGAAAAGTAGCCCTCATCACGGGCGGCGATAGCGGCATTGGTCGCGCCGTGGCCGTGCACTTCGCCCGCGAAGGAGCCGATGTGGCCATCGTGTACCTCGAAGAAACGCAGGATGCCAAAGATACACAGGCGATGGTAGAAGCGGAGGGCAAAAAGTGTCTTTTGCTCAAAGGCGATATCCGCCAGGAAAGTTTCTGCAAGCAGGCCGTCGAGAAAACAGTAAAGGAACTGGGCGGGCTCAACATTCTGGTGAATAACGCCGCCGAACAACACCCGAAAGACGATATTCGCGACATCTCGACCGAGCAACTGGAGGGTACCTTCGCGACTAATGTATTTCCGATGTTCCACTTTGTGCAGGCTGCGCTGGCGCACTTGCAGGAAGGCGATGCCATCATCAATACTACCTCCGTCACGGCGTACCGGGGCAGCGAAGGACTGCTAGACTACTCTTCGACCAAAGGTGCCATCGTGACCTTTACGCGCTCACTGTCGGGCAATCTGGCCGAAAAAGGCATCCGCGTCAACGCCGTAGCGCCGGGGCCGATCTGGACGCCGCTCATTCCGTCCACGTTTGACGCTGACCATGTGAAGAAATTTGGCAAAGACGTACCCCTGAAACGTCCCGGACAACCCTGCGAGGTAGCACCCGCCTACGTGTTTCTGGCGAGCGAGGATGCTTCCTACTTTACCGGACAGGTGCTGCATCCCAACGGCGGTTCGGTTTTGAATACCTAA
- a CDS encoding M23 family metallopeptidase translates to MQASGKRWFHALAFALTMATAWGQPYRTTLHVQLPDSVQPVDIDGKPTVYYEIYLTNFSPDTFQLHALNVVDRGTSAPYLALQGPMLQKALSRIGSPSQDTTTRLLPGATSILYLEFALPKQTVPQLTHLITFHAVGKEHWGELTIQTAALKCLSGTPLILGNPLAGGPWTAVYDPAWARGHRRVPYTVHGRARIPGRFAIDFIKMDAGGKYAHGNEDFVKNWLGYATEVLAVADGEVTAIRDDFPESPALSEHPEYSADQATGNYISLSIGTNRFAFYEHLKPNSIKVKPGQKVKKGEVIASLGFTGQTTGPHLHFHVADFDSPLGAEGVPYVFEEFEVLGSYDDFGKFGKAPWTPVPPTQPTLRNRERPAPNSVVRFGAN, encoded by the coding sequence ATGCAGGCATCCGGGAAACGTTGGTTCCATGCCCTGGCATTTGCCCTCACGATGGCGACGGCTTGGGGGCAGCCTTATCGGACAACCCTGCATGTACAACTTCCCGATTCGGTACAGCCAGTCGATATTGACGGAAAACCCACCGTCTACTACGAAATTTACCTGACCAATTTCTCCCCGGATACCTTCCAACTCCATGCGCTGAATGTAGTAGACAGGGGTACCTCCGCCCCTTATTTGGCCCTGCAAGGCCCCATGCTGCAAAAAGCTTTATCCCGTATTGGTTCGCCCAGTCAAGATACCACGACCCGGCTTCTTCCGGGCGCTACGTCGATTCTGTACCTGGAATTTGCTCTGCCCAAACAAACCGTGCCCCAACTGACGCACCTCATTACTTTTCATGCAGTAGGAAAAGAGCATTGGGGCGAATTAACTATTCAGACCGCCGCTTTGAAATGCCTTTCAGGTACCCCGCTGATTTTAGGAAATCCGCTGGCCGGGGGACCCTGGACCGCCGTCTATGATCCGGCCTGGGCGCGGGGACACCGTAGGGTACCTTATACCGTGCACGGGCGGGCCCGCATTCCGGGGCGCTTCGCCATCGACTTTATCAAAATGGATGCCGGGGGGAAATATGCCCACGGGAACGAAGACTTTGTAAAAAATTGGCTAGGGTACGCTACCGAGGTACTGGCCGTGGCTGACGGCGAAGTCACGGCCATCCGGGATGATTTTCCGGAAAGCCCGGCATTATCGGAGCATCCGGAATATAGTGCTGATCAGGCTACCGGCAATTATATCTCCCTGAGTATCGGCACCAATCGGTTTGCCTTTTATGAACACCTGAAACCGAACAGTATTAAAGTAAAACCGGGACAAAAAGTGAAGAAGGGAGAAGTCATCGCTTCGCTGGGCTTCACCGGGCAGACCACCGGGCCTCATTTGCATTTTCACGTTGCCGATTTTGACTCCCCGCTGGGCGCCGAGGGGGTACCTTATGTCTTTGAGGAGTTTGAGGTGCTAGGCTCGTACGATGATTTCGGAAAATTCGGAAAAGCACCCTGGACTCCGGTACCTCCTACCCAACCAACTCTTCGAAATAGGGAACGCCCCGCGCCAAATTCGGTGGTCCGGTTCGGAGCAAACTAG
- a CDS encoding DEAD/DEAH box helicase, giving the protein MTFDDLNLTRPLLNALGDLGFIEPTPIQQKVFSAVMSGRDVCGIAQTGTGKTLAYLLPMLRQWQFSKEKLPQQLILVPTRELVVQVVETIQQLSTYTNLTVVGVYGGGNIKVQMAELAGGADVVVATPGRLIDLVMNKTLKPKGIKKLVIDEVDEMLNLGFRAQLNTVLDLLPPKRQNLLFSATMTEEVESLMAVHFNNPLRIEAAPVGTPLASITQKAYEVPNFYTKINLLKKLVTQDLDMTKVLVFVSTKKLADQLFDEMENRFPDQVGVIHSNKAQNNRFETVRKFQEGEDLVLIATDIVARGLDLTGVSHVINFDLPEEPENYIHRIGRTGRADQEGIAISFISEREKEFQEKIEELMNYEIPKVPLPEDLEISEVLTPDEEPQIQMKNVLIKAPKREEAGPAFHEKLEKNKKVNVRRDIAAEKMAKYGRPIRRGAKKKGK; this is encoded by the coding sequence ATGACATTCGACGATCTCAACCTCACCCGGCCCCTGCTCAACGCCCTTGGCGATCTGGGTTTTATAGAGCCGACCCCCATTCAGCAAAAAGTATTTTCGGCCGTGATGTCGGGACGTGACGTGTGCGGCATTGCCCAGACGGGTACCGGCAAAACCCTGGCCTACCTCCTGCCCATGCTACGGCAGTGGCAATTTTCCAAGGAAAAACTACCCCAGCAGTTGATTCTGGTGCCCACGCGTGAGCTGGTGGTGCAGGTGGTGGAAACCATTCAGCAACTAAGTACCTACACCAATCTGACGGTGGTGGGCGTATACGGCGGCGGTAACATCAAAGTGCAGATGGCCGAACTGGCGGGGGGGGCGGACGTGGTGGTCGCTACGCCCGGACGCCTGATCGATCTGGTGATGAACAAAACGCTGAAACCGAAAGGCATCAAAAAACTGGTGATCGACGAAGTGGACGAAATGCTGAACCTCGGCTTCCGTGCCCAGTTGAATACAGTACTCGACCTTCTGCCGCCCAAGCGGCAAAACCTGCTCTTTTCGGCCACGATGACCGAGGAAGTAGAGTCGCTGATGGCCGTACATTTCAATAATCCGCTGCGCATCGAGGCCGCGCCCGTAGGTACCCCCCTGGCCAGCATTACGCAGAAAGCCTACGAGGTACCTAATTTTTATACCAAAATCAACCTGCTGAAAAAGCTGGTCACTCAGGATCTTGACATGACCAAAGTGCTGGTTTTCGTCAGTACCAAGAAACTGGCCGACCAGCTATTCGACGAAATGGAAAACCGTTTTCCCGACCAGGTAGGGGTGATCCATTCCAACAAGGCGCAGAACAACCGTTTCGAAACCGTGCGTAAATTTCAGGAGGGCGAAGACCTGGTGCTGATCGCCACCGACATCGTGGCGCGAGGACTGGACCTGACGGGCGTGTCGCACGTTATCAATTTCGACCTGCCCGAAGAACCCGAAAACTACATCCACCGCATCGGCCGCACGGGCCGCGCCGACCAGGAGGGTATCGCCATCAGTTTTATTTCGGAGCGGGAAAAGGAATTTCAGGAGAAAATCGAGGAGCTGATGAACTACGAAATCCCCAAGGTACCCCTACCCGAGGATCTGGAAATCTCGGAAGTACTGACTCCCGACGAAGAACCACAAATCCAGATGAAAAATGTGCTGATCAAAGCGCCCAAACGCGAAGAAGCAGGACCGGCTTTTCACGAAAAACTGGAGAAGAACAAGAAAGTGAACGTGCGGCGGGACATCGCCGCCGAGAAGATGGCCAAGTACGGGCGTCCGATCCGGCGGGGAGCGAAGAAGAAAGGAAAGTAG
- a CDS encoding DUF5700 domain-containing putative Zn-dependent protease yields MKALLPVLFWCMSVTHVIAQQIQFNLDLSNPHTTLKLLQADRLDDAGIRGLMALPTTPKLLRKLNIDSLDMVSALKKAKAGEKPNAKEARLQYDMIVQNLDSMAVFIKTVEANKDRLSRDLQASLGPYFPPETKLTVNIYAMLGGWATGYTFGERDEFFISLQKLQLDYNVLYSIAEHELFHNAQSAYFTDNSFQERLDSLGLSADLTVLGMLENLWSEGSASYIANPDKYEQTKGIVASFRPFQENEQRMGQAYYLFDHLLVDAYHNPERDFDRLYGVFFSSNWDEVGYYMGYQMLNRLSKGKSEAEKAAMIQRYLKANPLTFMRDYIALTRVPENNYYQFSKEFERIVERLALMAGL; encoded by the coding sequence ATGAAAGCCCTTCTACCCGTACTATTTTGGTGTATGTCCGTTACCCACGTAATAGCGCAGCAGATTCAGTTCAACCTCGACCTTTCGAATCCGCATACTACCCTGAAATTGTTGCAGGCCGATCGCCTCGATGACGCGGGCATTCGGGGCCTGATGGCGCTGCCGACTACCCCCAAGCTGCTGCGCAAACTCAATATCGATTCGCTGGATATGGTATCCGCGCTGAAGAAAGCCAAGGCAGGCGAAAAGCCGAATGCCAAAGAAGCCCGGCTGCAATACGATATGATCGTGCAGAACCTGGATTCCATGGCCGTTTTCATCAAAACGGTGGAAGCAAACAAAGACCGGCTGTCTCGCGACTTACAGGCTTCACTCGGCCCGTATTTTCCGCCCGAAACCAAGCTGACGGTCAACATCTACGCCATGCTGGGCGGCTGGGCGACCGGCTACACCTTTGGAGAACGCGACGAGTTTTTTATTTCGCTGCAGAAGTTGCAGCTTGATTACAACGTACTCTATTCAATCGCCGAACACGAGCTGTTTCACAACGCGCAGAGCGCGTATTTTACCGACAATTCATTTCAGGAGCGACTCGACAGTCTCGGACTGAGCGCAGACCTTACGGTACTGGGGATGCTGGAAAACCTGTGGAGTGAAGGATCGGCCAGTTATATTGCCAATCCTGATAAGTACGAACAAACCAAAGGTATCGTCGCCTCTTTCCGGCCGTTTCAGGAAAATGAGCAGCGAATGGGGCAGGCGTACTATCTCTTCGACCACCTGCTGGTAGATGCCTATCATAATCCTGAGCGTGACTTTGACCGGCTTTACGGCGTATTTTTCAGTAGCAATTGGGACGAAGTAGGGTACTATATGGGCTACCAAATGCTCAACCGCCTGTCAAAAGGCAAGTCGGAAGCAGAGAAAGCGGCGATGATCCAGCGCTACCTGAAAGCGAATCCTCTCACGTTTATGCGGGACTATATAGCCCTGACCAGGGTACCTGAGAATAACTATTACCAGTTCTCAAAGGAATTTGAGCGCATCGTCGAGCGGCTGGCACTTATGGCAGGGTTGTAG
- the fdhD gene encoding formate dehydrogenase accessory sulfurtransferase FdhD, translating into MASSTRSITITKYSTGESSSQEDALSVEEPLEIGVRFGLNLEPKNLSVTMRTPGHDEELALGFLLTEGIISSYEQVIGTVQDEENRITVILHEEVPFDPKQFERHIYTTSSCGICAKSSIEAVRVQGTLPHAPQNWSVEASTLYPLPSLLRERQADFESTGGLHAAALFSQTGEFLYLREDVGRHNALDKLIGHALQTERYPLQTQILLLSGRASFELIQKATLAGLSFVAAVGAPSTLAVELAREMNITLVGFLRNERFNVYTGEERVKG; encoded by the coding sequence ATGGCATCTTCTACCCGATCGATAACTATTACAAAGTACAGCACGGGTGAATCTTCGTCTCAGGAAGATGCGCTGTCGGTGGAGGAGCCGTTGGAAATCGGGGTTCGCTTTGGCTTGAATCTGGAACCCAAAAACCTGTCCGTGACCATGCGGACGCCCGGCCACGACGAAGAGCTGGCACTGGGTTTTCTGTTGACCGAAGGCATCATTTCCAGTTATGAACAGGTAATTGGCACGGTGCAGGACGAAGAAAACCGCATCACCGTGATTCTCCACGAGGAGGTACCCTTCGATCCAAAGCAATTTGAGCGGCACATCTATACCACCTCGAGTTGCGGCATCTGCGCCAAATCGTCCATTGAAGCCGTGCGGGTACAGGGTACCCTACCCCACGCTCCCCAAAATTGGTCGGTCGAAGCCTCAACACTTTACCCGTTGCCATCGTTATTACGAGAACGGCAGGCTGATTTTGAAAGCACGGGCGGTTTGCATGCGGCTGCGTTATTTTCGCAAACTGGTGAATTTCTGTATTTACGGGAAGATGTAGGTAGGCATAACGCTCTGGACAAACTGATCGGTCATGCCCTGCAAACGGAAAGGTACCCTTTGCAAACCCAGATTCTGCTGCTGAGCGGACGAGCCAGTTTTGAACTGATCCAGAAAGCTACCCTGGCGGGTCTTTCGTTTGTTGCCGCCGTAGGGGCGCCTTCGACGCTGGCCGTGGAACTGGCCCGGGAAATGAACATCACGCTGGTTGGTTTTCTGCGAAACGAGCGCTTTAATGTGTATACAGGCGAGGAGCGGGTAAAAGGGTAA
- a CDS encoding phytanoyl-CoA dioxygenase family protein produces the protein MKVDTGLTTQQIEDFIELGYVRVDHAFPRAVADECRHILWKATQLDPEKPETWTQPVIRIGEIGLEPFRKAANTDSLHQAFDQLVHDNWLPRMSLGTFPIRFPSPEPASDTGWHVDASFAGENPGNYLEWRINRNSKGRALLMLFLFSDVTQRDAPTLIREGSHRDVAKLLEPEGKKGLSFMELAQKLDALPSRREVLATGEAGTVYLCHPLLAHAAQDHRGTLPKFMAQPPLLTKTDFRLDQEYALLCPVERAIVDGFKYGTFF, from the coding sequence ATGAAGGTAGATACAGGATTGACGACCCAACAAATAGAGGACTTCATCGAATTGGGATACGTCCGGGTGGACCACGCGTTTCCTCGGGCGGTTGCGGATGAATGCCGCCATATTCTGTGGAAAGCAACCCAGCTCGACCCCGAAAAGCCGGAAACGTGGACGCAGCCCGTAATCAGAATCGGAGAAATTGGCCTGGAACCTTTCCGAAAAGCGGCCAATACGGACAGCCTGCATCAGGCCTTTGACCAGCTGGTCCACGACAATTGGCTACCCCGGATGTCCCTGGGTACCTTTCCGATCCGATTTCCGAGTCCGGAGCCCGCCTCCGACACGGGCTGGCACGTCGATGCCAGTTTTGCGGGCGAAAACCCTGGCAACTATCTGGAATGGCGGATCAACAGAAACTCCAAAGGAAGGGCGCTGCTGATGCTGTTTCTGTTCTCGGACGTAACCCAGCGGGACGCCCCTACCCTGATTCGGGAAGGCTCGCATCGCGACGTGGCGAAGCTCCTGGAACCTGAAGGCAAAAAGGGTCTTAGTTTCATGGAACTGGCTCAAAAACTCGACGCATTACCTTCCCGAAGGGAAGTACTGGCTACGGGAGAAGCCGGCACGGTGTACCTCTGCCATCCTCTTTTGGCCCACGCTGCGCAGGATCATCGGGGTACCTTGCCCAAATTCATGGCCCAGCCGCCTCTGCTGACCAAAACAGACTTCAGGCTCGACCAAGAATATGCGTTGCTTTGTCCGGTTGAAAGGGCCATTGTGGATGGATTTAAATACGGAACGTTTTTCTAA
- a CDS encoding putative immunity protein: MILPKERDPRFITLRRGGTLTDSDHQLLALWAATCAEHVLPLFEQANADDTRPRQAIALTRAWVRGEIPMKEAHQAAFASNAAAKGLPDAARFAALAAGQAVAVAHVAAHELGAAAYAIRAVRESVEEEEKERAGHKECQWQRDQLPDAIRELVLDDQKVRNHLCWFVFND; the protein is encoded by the coding sequence ATGATTTTACCCAAAGAAAGAGATCCACGATTCATAACTCTCCGGCGCGGGGGTACCTTGACCGATTCCGATCATCAATTGCTCGCCTTGTGGGCGGCTACTTGCGCCGAACACGTGCTGCCTCTGTTTGAGCAGGCTAATGCTGACGACACCCGCCCCAGACAAGCCATAGCCTTGACGCGCGCCTGGGTGCGGGGTGAGATTCCTATGAAAGAGGCGCATCAGGCGGCTTTTGCCTCCAACGCCGCTGCCAAAGGCCTGCCTGATGCGGCCCGGTTTGCCGCTCTGGCCGCCGGACAAGCTGTGGCGGTAGCCCACGTGGCGGCGCACGAACTGGGTGCCGCCGCCTACGCGATCAGAGCCGTCAGAGAGTCGGTGGAAGAAGAAGAAAAGGAGAGGGCGGGACATAAAGAATGCCAATGGCAACGGGACCAACTTCCGGATGCGATCCGTGAACTGGTTCTGGATGACCAAAAAGTAAGAAACCACCTCTGCTGGTTTGTTTTCAATGACTGA
- a CDS encoding DMT family transporter — protein MDKVIWIVLAFLKGAFLPIQAGLNTRLGKAAGSPVYASMFSFVVGAIGLIIYILLTRQSISWSGVREAPGYVWIGGLLGAFYVTVIILAFPKLGPGLTFGLVVAGQMILSVVLEHNNILVAQQNPINAMKILGIALVIAGVIIIRKF, from the coding sequence ATGGACAAAGTCATCTGGATCGTATTGGCCTTTTTGAAGGGCGCTTTTCTCCCTATTCAGGCGGGCCTCAATACAAGACTGGGCAAAGCGGCGGGAAGTCCGGTCTACGCCTCCATGTTTTCGTTTGTCGTGGGAGCCATCGGTCTGATTATCTACATCCTCCTCACCCGCCAGAGCATCTCTTGGTCCGGCGTCAGGGAAGCACCGGGCTACGTCTGGATCGGGGGCTTGCTGGGAGCGTTTTATGTCACGGTCATTATTCTGGCATTTCCCAAGCTGGGGCCGGGCCTGACGTTCGGTTTGGTCGTGGCCGGCCAGATGATTCTATCCGTAGTACTTGAGCACAACAACATACTCGTCGCGCAGCAGAACCCGATCAATGCCATGAAAATCCTGGGCATCGCCCTGGTCATCGCGGGAGTCATTATCATTCGAAAATTCTGA
- a CDS encoding DUF1330 domain-containing protein, with protein MIYITQLIYILDGQEETFNEFEAVAIPLIAKYNGRLLFRNRPAASTMIEQTIETPYEIHLVEFDGEEDLDAFFKDEERKKYVHLKEQSIRSVWLLKGVKL; from the coding sequence ATGATCTACATTACGCAACTTATTTATATTCTTGATGGTCAAGAAGAAACCTTCAACGAGTTTGAAGCAGTCGCGATCCCTTTGATTGCGAAGTACAACGGACGCCTTCTGTTTAGAAACCGACCCGCTGCCTCCACCATGATAGAACAAACCATAGAAACCCCCTACGAAATACATCTGGTGGAATTCGACGGTGAGGAAGATCTGGATGCTTTTTTCAAAGATGAGGAACGGAAAAAATATGTCCATTTGAAGGAGCAATCCATCCGATCCGTTTGGCTGCTCAAAGGCGTAAAATTATAA
- a CDS encoding Type 1 glutamine amidotransferase-like domain-containing protein has protein sequence MKLTLLLSLITVFAVSRATAQDQYIFPSGGGPSKQFILEIVKLTGKERPKICFLPTASGDSEQGIIRWYELVHDLPVEPSVQKVWISSYNQKASFEEVLLNVDAIVVGGGNTLNMIAIWKAQGIDKVLKKALEKGIVLAGGSAGSLCWFDNGTTDSRPAELSVVEGLGFLPFSHCPHYHSEEYRRPLYFKNIENGIFKAGYAIDDKAGIIFKNGKVFKVLTVSEKDNAYFVSMKNGKVVEEKLEATLLK, from the coding sequence ATGAAATTAACCCTACTCCTTAGCCTGATCACTGTTTTTGCGGTCAGTCGCGCCACGGCACAGGACCAGTACATTTTCCCCAGTGGTGGAGGACCTTCTAAACAATTCATTCTGGAAATCGTCAAACTGACCGGTAAGGAGCGCCCCAAGATCTGTTTCCTGCCCACGGCTTCCGGCGACAGCGAACAGGGCATTATCCGCTGGTACGAACTGGTACACGACCTGCCGGTAGAACCTTCGGTACAGAAAGTTTGGATCAGTTCGTACAATCAGAAAGCGTCGTTCGAGGAGGTACTTCTGAATGTGGACGCGATTGTGGTAGGCGGCGGAAACACGCTCAACATGATTGCGATCTGGAAAGCGCAGGGAATCGATAAGGTACTTAAGAAAGCCCTGGAAAAAGGAATCGTACTGGCCGGGGGCAGCGCCGGATCGCTCTGCTGGTTCGACAACGGTACCACCGATTCGCGGCCTGCGGAGTTGAGCGTAGTGGAAGGTCTGGGTTTTCTACCATTCAGTCATTGCCCGCATTATCACAGCGAGGAATACCGTCGTCCGCTGTATTTCAAGAACATCGAAAACGGGATTTTCAAGGCGGGCTACGCCATCGACGATAAAGCGGGTATTATTTTCAAAAACGGCAAAGTATTCAAAGTACTGACCGTCAGCGAAAAAGACAACGCCTACTTTGTTTCCATGAAAAATGGAAAAGTCGTGGAGGAGAAACTGGAAGCCACCCTACTCAAATAA
- a CDS encoding winged helix-turn-helix transcriptional regulator, with the protein MKSAEMRSDCPISSSLDIFGDKWSLLIVRDLMLYKSRTYGDFRKSEEKIATNILANRLQLLEDNGIITRLPYPGNLVKGLYKLSPKGIALIPVLVEIALWGGEYLSNTDDSSSFLTDVKKSKTKFLKNIMDNLSADDEAATD; encoded by the coding sequence ATGAAATCAGCTGAAATGCGCTCCGATTGCCCAATAAGCTCGTCATTGGATATTTTCGGAGACAAATGGTCGCTATTGATAGTGAGGGACTTAATGCTATATAAATCTCGTACGTACGGGGATTTTAGAAAGTCCGAAGAAAAAATAGCAACGAATATATTGGCCAACAGACTACAGCTCTTGGAGGATAATGGAATAATCACCAGATTACCATATCCGGGTAATCTGGTAAAAGGACTTTATAAACTCAGCCCAAAAGGTATTGCTTTAATACCTGTTTTAGTCGAAATTGCTCTATGGGGAGGGGAGTATCTATCTAACACCGATGATAGTTCGTCGTTTCTCACAGATGTAAAAAAGAGCAAAACAAAATTTCTAAAAAATATTATGGATAACCTTTCGGCTGATGATGAGGCCGCTACGGATTAG
- a CDS encoding NmrA family NAD(P)-binding protein translates to MAKIVVTGASGAIGKSTVEHLLKKGVPASQIIGLSRKKESLEDLAAKGVEVREGDYFDYDSLLRAFDGVEKVMLTSTVAFTDRFTQHYNAITAARQAGVKHVVYMAIMRKEGSGRIIPEVTESDLFTEQVLKSSGLDYTIVYHPPFTDALPLYYGPNPYENGIKVPANEGKMAPATRDELAEAHAVILSTPGHENKTYSLGGSNAISFSDMARILADIKGQPVAFTTITAEEYIDERVVKGVPRQVAEFITGWVLAIEGGEFAYQSGDLEGLIGRKTKTFRELMETTLG, encoded by the coding sequence ATGGCAAAAATAGTAGTAACAGGAGCTAGCGGAGCAATTGGAAAAAGTACCGTTGAGCATTTGTTAAAAAAAGGTGTCCCCGCAAGTCAAATTATCGGACTTTCTAGAAAAAAGGAAAGTCTGGAGGACTTAGCTGCAAAAGGCGTGGAAGTACGTGAAGGTGATTATTTTGATTATGACTCCTTACTACGTGCGTTTGACGGAGTTGAGAAAGTAATGCTTACCAGTACAGTAGCTTTTACAGACCGATTTACCCAACATTATAATGCGATTACCGCTGCCCGCCAAGCTGGGGTTAAGCATGTAGTGTATATGGCAATTATGCGTAAAGAAGGTTCGGGACGTATTATACCTGAAGTTACGGAATCAGACCTTTTTACGGAACAGGTACTTAAATCCTCAGGGCTTGATTATACCATTGTATACCACCCGCCTTTTACGGATGCTTTACCGCTCTACTATGGTCCCAATCCTTATGAAAATGGAATAAAAGTTCCGGCCAACGAGGGAAAAATGGCACCGGCAACAAGAGATGAACTGGCGGAAGCGCATGCGGTAATTCTTTCTACCCCAGGGCACGAAAACAAAACCTATTCATTAGGTGGTTCTAATGCTATTTCGTTTTCTGACATGGCAAGAATTCTTGCGGACATAAAAGGACAGCCTGTTGCTTTTACTACCATTACCGCAGAAGAATATATTGATGAGAGAGTTGTGAAAGGAGTTCCCCGTCAGGTTGCCGAATTTATAACGGGTTGGGTGCTGGCCATTGAAGGAGGTGAATTCGCATATCAATCAGGTGATTTGGAGGGGTTGATAGGCAGAAAGACAAAGACTTTCAGAGAACTCATGGAAACAACATTAGGTTAG